A region of Arabidopsis thaliana chromosome 5, partial sequence DNA encodes the following proteins:
- a CDS encoding putative galactose-1-phosphate uridyltransferase (UTP:galactose-1-phosphate uridylyltransferases;ribose-5-phosphate adenylyltransferases; CONTAINS InterPro DOMAIN/s: Galactose-1-phosphate uridyl transferase, N-terminal (InterPro:IPR005849), Histidine triad-like motif (InterPro:IPR011146), Galactose-1-phosphate uridyl transferase, class I (InterPro:IPR001937), Histidine triad motif (InterPro:IPR011151); Has 1807 Blast hits to 1807 proteins in 277 species: Archae - 0; Bacteria - 0; Metazoa - 736; Fungi - 347; Plants - 385; Viruses - 0; Other Eukaryotes - 339 (source: NCBI BLink).): MTSPSHASDRGGGDGDSVENQSPELRKDPVTNRWVIFSPARAKRPTDFKSKSPQNPNPKPSSCPFCIGREQECAPELFRVPDHDPNWKLRVIENLYPALSRNLETQSTQPETGTSRTIVGFGFHDVVIESPVHSIQLSDIDPVGIGDILIAYKKRINQIAQHDSINYIQVFKNQGASAGASMSHSHSQMMALPVVPPTVSSRLDGTKDYFEETGKCCLCEAKSKHFVIDESSHFVSVAPFAATYPFEIWIIPKDHSSHFHHLDDVKAVDLGGLLKLMLQKIAKQLNDPPYNYMIHTSPLKVTESQLPYTHWFLQIVPQLSGVGGFEIGTGCYINPVFPEDVAKVMREVSLT, translated from the exons atgaCGTCACCGAGCCATGCCTCTGATCGCGGCGGCGGCGACGGTGACTCAGTCGAGAATCAGTCCCCTGAGCTCAGGAAAGATCCGGTAACTAACCGCTGGGTCATATTCTCTCCCGCCAGAGCCAAGAGACCGACTgatttcaaatccaaatctcCCCAGAACCCTAATCCCAAACCTTCCTCATGCCCATTTTGCATCGGTCGTGAGCAAGAGTGTGCCCCGGAGTTATTTCGTGTGCCAGATCATGACCCGAATTGGAAACTCCGGGTCATCGAGAATCTGTACCCGGCTCTTAGTAGGAATCTCGAGACCCAATCGACCCAACCTGAGACGGGAACAAGTCGGACAATAGTCGGATTCGGATTCCACGACGTAGTGATCGAATCCCCTGTTCATTCGATTCAGCTCTCCGATATCGATCCGGTGGGTATCGGCGATATCTTGATCGCTTATAAGAAGAGGATCAATCAGATTGCGCAACATGATTCCATCAATTACATCCAG GTTTTCAAGAACCAAGGTGCGTCGGCTGGAGCATCAATGAGTCACTCCCACAGTCAAATGATGGCTCTACCAGTTGTTCCTCCAACGGTTTCTTCACGCCTTGATGGTACTAAAGATTATTTCGAGGAGACTGGGAAATGTTGTCTCTGTGAAGctaaatcaaaacattttgtgATCGATGAGTCgtctcattttgtttctgttgctCCTTTTGCTGCTACGTATCCCTTTGAGATTTGGATTATTCCGAAAGATCATTCTTCCCACTTCCATCATCTCGATGACGTTAAG GCTGTTGACCTTGGAGGACTTCTGAAACTCATGCTTCAGAAGATAGCAAAGCAACTTAACGATCCACCGTATAACTATATGATCCATACTTCTCCACTCAAGGTTACAGAATCACAATTACCTTATACGCACTGGTTCTTACAGATTGTACCTCAGCTTTCTGGGGTAGGTGGGTTTGAGATTGGCACAGGTTGTTACATAAACCCTGTTTTCCCAGAGGATGTAGCAAAGGTTATGCGGGAAGTTAGCCTTACTTGA
- a CDS encoding NAD(P)-binding Rossmann-fold superfamily protein — protein MASSVSSLAGRVAIVTGSSRGIGRAIAIHLAELGAKIVINYTTRSTEADQVAAEINSSAGTVPQPIAVVFLADISEPSQIKSLFDAAEKAFNSPVHILVNSAGILNPNYPTIANTPIEEFDRIFKVNTRGSFLCCKEAAKRLKRGGGGRIILLTSSLTEALIPGQGAYTASKAAVEAMVKILAKELKGLGITANCVSPGPVATEMFFDGKSEETVMNIIERSPFGRLGETKDIASVVGFLASDGGFKLQFSGDTRISNILQCINNAKTTKKQNWKSS, from the exons ATGGCTTCCTCAGTCTCCTCTCTCGCCGGACGAGTCGCGATAGTCACCGGTTCTTCTCGCGGAATCGGCCGAGCTATAGCCATACATCTCGCCGAGCTCGGCGCCAAGATAGTCATCAACTACACCACCAGATCCACCGAGGCCGATCAAGTCGCCGCAGAAATCAACTCATCCGCCGGCACCGTTCCGCAACCGATCGCCGTCGTGTTCCTCGCCGATATCTCAGAACCAAGCCAAATTAAGTCTCTCTTCGACGCGGCGGAGAAAGCCTTTAACTCGCCGGTTCACATCCTAGTTAACTCAGCTGGAATCCTCAATCCCAATTACCCTACCATCGCCAACACTCCCATTGAAGAATTCGATCGCATCTTCAA gGTGAACACAAGAGGATCATTCTTATGCTGTAAAGAAGCAGCAAAAAGGCTAAAACGTGGAGGCGGTGGTAGGATTATACTGCTAACGTCGTCGTTAACCGAGGCGTTAATCCCGGGGCAAGGAGCTTATACAGCATCAAAGGCAGCTGTTGAAGCAATGGTGAAGATTCTTGCTAAGGAACTTAAAGGTTTAGGCATCACTGCAAACTGTGTATCTCCAGGGCCTGTTGCGACGGAGATGTTTTTTGACGGGAAGAGTGAAGAGACGGTGATGAATATCATTGAGAGGAGTCCTTTTGGTAGGCTTGGTGAGACTAAAGATATTGCTTCTGTTGTTGGTTTCTTAGCTAGTGATGGTG GATTCAAATTGCAATTTAGTGGTGACACAAGAATCAGCAATATACTACAATGCATAAACAATGCTAAAACAACCAAGAAGCAAAACTGGAAAAGCTCATAG
- a CDS encoding NAD(P)-binding Rossmann-fold superfamily protein (NAD(P)-binding Rossmann-fold superfamily protein; FUNCTIONS IN: oxidoreductase activity, binding, catalytic activity; INVOLVED IN: oxidation reduction, metabolic process; EXPRESSED IN: 22 plant structures; EXPRESSED DURING: 13 growth stages; CONTAINS InterPro DOMAIN/s: Short-chain dehydrogenase/reductase, conserved site (InterPro:IPR020904), NAD(P)-binding domain (InterPro:IPR016040), Polyketide synthase/Fatty acid synthase, KR (InterPro:IPR020842), Glucose/ribitol dehydrogenase (InterPro:IPR002347), Short-chain dehydrogenase/reductase SDR (InterPro:IPR002198); BEST Arabidopsis thaliana protein match is: NAD(P)-binding Rossmann-fold superfamily protein (TAIR:AT3G03980.1); Has 123037 Blast hits to 122812 proteins in 3600 species: Archae - 990; Bacteria - 80816; Metazoa - 6327; Fungi - 6724; Plants - 2865; Viruses - 2; Other Eukaryotes - 25313 (source: NCBI BLink).) — protein MASSVSSLAGRVAIVTGSSRGIGRAIAIHLAELGAKIVINYTTRSTEADQVAAEINSSAGTVPQPIAVVFLADISEPSQIKSLFDAAEKAFNSPVHILVNSAGILNPNYPTIANTPIEEFDRIFKVNTRGSFLCCKEAAKRLKRGGGGRIILLTSSLTEALIPGQGAYTASKAAVEAMVKILAKELKGLGITANCVSPGPVATEMFFDGKSEETVMNIIERSPFGRLGETKDIASVVGFLASDGGEWINGQVIVANGAFLK, from the exons ATGGCTTCCTCAGTCTCCTCTCTCGCCGGACGAGTCGCGATAGTCACCGGTTCTTCTCGCGGAATCGGCCGAGCTATAGCCATACATCTCGCCGAGCTCGGCGCCAAGATAGTCATCAACTACACCACCAGATCCACCGAGGCCGATCAAGTCGCCGCAGAAATCAACTCATCCGCCGGCACCGTTCCGCAACCGATCGCCGTCGTGTTCCTCGCCGATATCTCAGAACCAAGCCAAATTAAGTCTCTCTTCGACGCGGCGGAGAAAGCCTTTAACTCGCCGGTTCACATCCTAGTTAACTCAGCTGGAATCCTCAATCCCAATTACCCTACCATCGCCAACACTCCCATTGAAGAATTCGATCGCATCTTCAA gGTGAACACAAGAGGATCATTCTTATGCTGTAAAGAAGCAGCAAAAAGGCTAAAACGTGGAGGCGGTGGTAGGATTATACTGCTAACGTCGTCGTTAACCGAGGCGTTAATCCCGGGGCAAGGAGCTTATACAGCATCAAAGGCAGCTGTTGAAGCAATGGTGAAGATTCTTGCTAAGGAACTTAAAGGTTTAGGCATCACTGCAAACTGTGTATCTCCAGGGCCTGTTGCGACGGAGATGTTTTTTGACGGGAAGAGTGAAGAGACGGTGATGAATATCATTGAGAGGAGTCCTTTTGGTAGGCTTGGTGAGACTAAAGATATTGCTTCTGTTGTTGGTTTCTTAGCTAGTGATGGTGGTGAGTGGATCAATGGACAAGTTATTGTTGCTAATGGTGCATTCCTCAAATGA
- a CDS encoding O-Glycosyl hydrolases family 17 protein (O-Glycosyl hydrolases family 17 protein; FUNCTIONS IN: cation binding, hydrolase activity, hydrolyzing O-glycosyl compounds, catalytic activity; INVOLVED IN: carbohydrate metabolic process; LOCATED IN: anchored to membrane; CONTAINS InterPro DOMAIN/s: X8 (InterPro:IPR012946), Glycoside hydrolase, catalytic core (InterPro:IPR017853), Glycoside hydrolase, family 17 (InterPro:IPR000490), Glycoside hydrolase, subgroup, catalytic core (InterPro:IPR013781); BEST Arabidopsis thaliana protein match is: O-Glycosyl hydrolases family 17 protein (TAIR:AT3G04010.1); Has 1807 Blast hits to 1807 proteins in 277 species: Archae - 0; Bacteria - 0; Metazoa - 736; Fungi - 347; Plants - 385; Viruses - 0; Other Eukaryotes - 339 (source: NCBI BLink).), protein MSNRRKQSTTAGIFLCITIVSLLSGDVSALGVNWGTMSTHQLPPKTVVQMLKDNNVKKVKLFDADTNTMVALAGSGIEVMVAIPNDQLKAMGSYNRAKDWVRRNITRFNDDVKIKYVAVGNEPFLTAYNGSFINLTYPALFNIQKALNEAGVGDFIKATVPLNADVYNSPLENPVPSAGSFRQDIFEEMKLIVNFLAHNKAPFTVNIYPFLSLYLSSDFPFDYAFFNGQNTVSDNGVIYTNVFDANFDTLLASLKALGHGDMTVIVGEVGWPTDGDKNANIPNAERFYTGLLPKLAANRGTPMRPGYIEVYLFGFIDEDAKSIAPGNFERHWGIFKYDGQPKFPADLSGAGQKKILTGAQNVQYLRNQWCMFNPNALTFSNNTNQLGDNVNYACTFSDCTALGYGSSCGNLDEVGNASYAFNMYFQVQNQKAEACDFEGLAIITTRNISREQCNFPIQIGDPTSGHSDHNHRFISFSLVSMLLLFTAL, encoded by the exons ATGAGTAACCGACGGAAACAGAGCACCACTGCCGGCATCTTCCTCTGCATCACCATAGTATCTTTATTATCCGGCGACGTCTCCGCCTTGGGAGTAAACTGGGGAACGATGTCAACTCACCAGCTCCCTCCAAAGACGGTGGTACAGATGTTAAAAGACAACAACGTCAAAAAAGTGAAGCTTTTCGATGCGGACACAAACACCATGGTAGCTCTTGCCGGCTCTGGTATCGAAGTTATGGTTGCAATCCCTAACGATCAGCTCAAAGCCATGGGAAGTTATAACAGAGCTAAAGATTGGGTTCGAAGAAACATCACTCGTTTCAATGACGATGTTAAAATCAA ATATGTCGCCGTTGGAAATGAGCCGTTTTTGACAGCTTATAATGGATCATTCATAAACTTAACTTATCCAGCACTCTTCAACATCCAAAAAGCATTAAACGAAGCTGGAGTTGGAGATTTCATCAAAGCCACCGTACCTTTAAACGCTGACGTCTATAATTCTCCGCTGGAAAATCCAGTTCCTTCTGCCGGAAGTTTCCGTCAAGACATCTTTGAAGAGATGAAACTAATAGTCAACTTCTTAGCTCATAACAAAGCTCCCTTCACTGTCAACATTTACCCTTTCCTAAGTCTTTACCTTAGCAGCGATTTCCCTTTTGACTATGCCTTCTTCAATGGCCAAAACACTGTCAGCGATAACGGCGTTATCTATACAAATGTTTTCGACGCCAATTTCGATACCCTCTTGGCTTCACTTAAAGCTTTGGGTCATGGAGACATGACTGTTATAGTTGGAGAAGTTGGTTGGCCAACGGATGGTGACAAGAATGCTAACATCCCAAACGCAGAACGCTTCTACACAGGTTTGCTTCCAAAGCTAGCAGCCAACAGAGGAACACCTATGCGTCCGGGTTACATTGAAGTTTATCTCTTTGGATTCATCGATGAAGATGCAAAGAGTATAGCTCCTGGTAACTTTGAACGTCACTGGGGGATATTCAAATACGATGGCCAACCGAAATTTCCAGCGGATTTGTCAGGAGCAGGTCAGAAGAAGATCTTAACCGGAGCTCAAAATGTTCAGTACTTGCGAAACCAGTGGTGTATGTTCAACCCTAATGCCCTCACTTTCAGCAACAACACTAACCAGCTCGGGGATAACGTAAACTACGCATGTACCTTCTCCGACTGCACAGCTTTGGGCTATGGTTCCTCTTGTGGTAATCTTGATGAGGTCGGGAATGCCTCGTATGCATTCAACATGTATTTTCAGGTACAGAATCAAAAGGCAGAGGCTTGTGACTTTGAGGGCCTTGCAATTATCACTACCAGGAATATTTCTCGAGAACAGTGTAATTTTCCTATTCAAATCGGAGATCCAACATCCGGACATAGTGATCATAACCACCGGTTTATCAGCTTCTCTCTGGTGAGTATGTTGCTACTCTTTACAGCACTATGA
- a CDS encoding transcription regulator NOT2/NOT3/NOT5 family protein (transcription regulator NOT2/NOT3/NOT5 family protein; FUNCTIONS IN: transcription regulator activity; INVOLVED IN: negative regulation of transcription, regulation of transcription; LOCATED IN: nucleus; EXPRESSED IN: 24 plant structures; EXPRESSED DURING: 15 growth stages; CONTAINS InterPro DOMAIN/s: NOT2/NOT3/NOT5 (InterPro:IPR007282), CCR4-NOT complex, subunit 3/ 5 (InterPro:IPR012270), Not CCR4-Not complex component, N-terminal (InterPro:IPR007207); BEST Arabidopsis thaliana protein match is: NOT2 / NOT3 / NOT5 family (TAIR:AT1G07705.2); Has 3972 Blast hits to 2940 proteins in 410 species: Archae - 18; Bacteria - 365; Metazoa - 1231; Fungi - 912; Plants - 255; Viruses - 11; Other Eukaryotes - 1180 (source: NCBI BLink).) yields MGASRKLQGEIDRVLKKVQEGVDVFDSIWNKWNVYDTDNVNQKEKFEADLKKEIKKLQRYRDQIKTWIQSSEIKDKKVSASYEQSLVDARKLIEKEMERFKICEKETKTKAFSKEGLGQQPKTDPKEKAKSETRDWLNNVVSELESQIDSFEAELEGLSVKKGKTRPPRLTHLETSITRHKDHIIKLELILRLLDNDELSPEQVNDVKDFLDDYVERNQDDFDEFSDVDELYSTLPLDEVEGLEDLVTAGPLVKGTPLSMKSSLAASASQVRSISLPTHHQEKTEDTSLPDSSAEMVPKTPPPKNGAGLHSAPSTPAGGRPSLNVPAGNVSNTSVTLSTSIPTQTSIESMGSLSPVAAKEEDATTLPSRKPPSSVADTPLRGIGRVGIPNQPQPSQPPSPIPANGSRISATSAAEVAKRNIMGVESNVQPLTSPLSKMVLPPTAKGNDGTASDSNPGDVAASIGRAFSPSIVSGSQWRPGSPFQSQNETVRGRTEIAPDQREKFLQRLQQVQQGHGNLLGIPSLSGGNEKQFSSQQQNPLLQQSSSISPHGSLGIGVQAPGFNVMSSASLQQQSNAMSQQLGQQPSVADVDHVRNDDQSQQNLPDDSASIAASKAIQSEDDSKVLFDTPSGMPSYMLDPVQVSSGPDFSPGQPIQPGQSSSSLGVIGRRSNSELGAIGDPSAVGPMHDQMHNLQMLEAAFYKRPQPSDSERPRPYSPRNPAITPQTFPQTQAPIINNPLLWERLGSDAYGTDTLFFAFYYQQNSYQQYLAAKELKKQSWRYHRKFNTWFQRHKEPKIATDEYEQGAYVYFDFQTPKDENQEGGWCQRIKNEFTFEYSYLEDELVV; encoded by the exons ATGGGTGCGAGCCGGAAATTACAAGGCGAGATAGATCGGGTGCTGAAGAAGGTTCAAGAAGGTGTTGATGTTTTCGACAGCATCTGGAACAAG TGGAAT GTATATGATACAGACAATGTTAATCAAAAGGAAAAGTTTGAGGCGGACTTGAAGAAGGAAATCAAGAAGCTGCAGCGGTATAGAGACCAGATCAAGACATGGATTCAGTCTAGTGAGATCAAAGATAAGAAA GTCAGTGCATCTTATGAGCAATCCCTGGTGGATGCTCGGAAGCTTattgagaaagagatggagaggTTTAAGATATGTGAAAAAGAGACCAAGACAAAAGCCTTCTCCAAGGAAGGACTGGGTCAGCAACCTAAAACT GACccaaaagagaaagcaaagtCAGAGACAAGGGATTGGTTGAACAATGTG GTGAGTGAACTGGAGTCGCAGATTGATAGCTTTGAAGCTGAGTTGGAAGGACTGTCTgtcaaaaaaggaaagacaAGACCGCCCAGATTG ACTCATCTTGAGACATCTATTACAAGACACAAGGATCACATAATAAAGTTGGAACTGATCTTGAGGCTTCTGGACAATGATGAATTAAGTCCAGAACAAGTAAATGACGTCAAAGATTTTCTGGATGATTATGTTGAACGAAATCAG gatgattttgatgaattcAGTGATGTCGATGAGCTCTATAGCACGTTGCCACTAGATGAGGTGGAGGGTCTTGAAGATCTAGTTACCGCTGGCCCACTTGTCAAG GGTACTCCTTTAAGCATGAAGAGTTCTTTGGCAGCGTCAGCATCTCAAGTTCGG AGCATAAGTTTGCCAACTCACCatcaagagaaaacagaggatacaTCTTTACCGGATAGCAGTGCTGAGATGGTTCCAAAAACCCCTCCGCCAAAGAATGGTGCAGGCCTTCACTCAGCACCATCAACACCTGCCGGAGGACGTCCAAGTTTGAACGTGCCTGCCGGTAATGTTTCAAATACATCAGTTACCTTATCAACTTCTATTCCTACTCAAACTTCCATAGAAAGCATGGGGAGTTTGTCTCCCGTGGCTGCCAAGGAAGAAGACGCAACAACCTTGCCTTCTCGTAAACCACCCTCATCTGTTGCGGATACTCCATTGAGGGGCATTGGTAGAGTTGGTATCCCCAACCAACCCCAACCAAGCCAGCCTCCGTCTCCTATTCCAGCTAACGGGTCTCGCATTAGTGCAACTTCAGCTGCTGAAGTTGCAAAGAGAAATATAATGGGAGTTGAGAGCAACGTCCAACCTCTTACTTCTCCACTGAGCAAAATGGTGTTGCCACCAACTGCAAAGGGTAATGATGGAACTGCCTCTGATAGCAACCCTGGTGATGTTGCGGCTAGTATTGGTAGAGCTTTTTCACCATCTATTGTATCTGGTTCGCAGTGGAGGCCTGGTAGTCCCTTTCAGAGTCAGAATGAAACG GTTCGTGGGAGAACTGAAATAGCACCAGACCAAAGAGAGAAATTCTTACAGAGATTACAGCAAGTACAGCAAGGCCATGGTAACCTCTTAGGCATACCTTCTTTATCTGGAGGAAACGAGAAGCAGTTTTCTTCACAACAGCAAAATCCTCTTTTACAGCAG AGCTCTTCCATCTCTCCTCATGGAAGCTTGGGAATCGGAGTTCAGGCACCAGGTTTTAATGTCATGAGTTCTGCCTCCTTACAGCAGCAATCAAATGCCATGAGTCAACAATTGGGTCAGCAACCTTCTGTTGCAG ATGTAGACCATGTCAGAAATGATGATCAATCCCAGCAAAACTTACCTGATGATTCAGCTTCCATAGCAGCTTCAAAAGCTATTCAAAGTGAGGATGACTCTAAAGTTCTATTTGATACTCCG TCGGGAATGCCCAGCTACATGTTGGATCCAGTACAAGTATCTAGCGGTCCTGATTTCTCTCCTGGACAACCTATACAACCGGGTCAATCTTCAAGTAGCCTCGGGGTCATTGGACGGAGAAGTAACTCTGAGTTAGGAGCCATTGGTGACCCTTCAGCTGTAGGGCCAATGCATGATCAAATGCACAATCTCCAGATGCTTGAAGCTGCTTTTTACAAACGTCCTCAACCCTCAGATTCAGAACGTCCTAGACCCTATTCTCCG AGGAACCCAGCAATCACACCTCAAACATTTCCCCAAACACAAGCACCAATCATAAACAACCCTTTGCTCTGGGAACGGTTAGGCAGCGATGCTTATGGAACCGATACTTTGTTCTTTGCGTTCTACTATCAGCAG AACTCATACCAGCAATATCTTGCTGCAAAAGAGCTGAAGAAACAGTCATGGAGATACCACAGGAAGTTCAACACTTGGTTTCAGAGACATAAAGAGCCAAAGATTGCAACCGATGAATATGAACAAGGAGCCTACGTTTACTTCGATTTCCAAACCCCGAAAGACGAGAATCAAGAAGGAGGATG GTGCCAAAGGATCAAAAACGAGTTCACATTTGAATACAGTTATCTTGAAGATGAACTCGTCGTATAG